The Aerosakkonema funiforme FACHB-1375 DNA window CAATTTAAAAACATACCGATAACATGAGCGAAAAGATTAATTATGGCAACCGTTGCCACATAAATCAAGCGAATAAAAATCAGGAACTGTATTTCATAGCTGCTTTTGCGCTGCTCCAAGGTGAGCGAAAAAATTCCACTCGATATCCTAACAATTTTTTTGCGGAAAGGATAGGCTAAATACCGAGTATGCGTACAGCAGGCAGCAGCACAAAGATAATATTGTATGAAGAAGAAATTCAAGGAGAGATAAACAGATGTATATCTTTAAGCAAACCCACCAACCAAAAGTAAAACCGATGAGATCGCGCTTATCCCACCCAGCGCCATCTCCCCTTGCGGAACCTTTGATAAAGCACATAGAGCCAATCGAAACTCAGTCCAAAGAAAAAAACAGGTATAGTAGCGGACTAATCTCAAACAAATCAGGAGTAGAAATGCAGCATACCGATCCTGGGAAAAGCTTTCATCCTGATAATTTAGATTTGTCATTGGCCGAAACTTTAAATATTGCTGCGCCAAATGACGCAGTAAATGCTGGCGAGATTGCCGATTTTAATCGTTCAAATCGCGGTCGAATAGCGGTGTTTATTGATGGTTCTAATCTATTCTATGCAGCTTTAGAAATAGGTGTTGAAATTGACTATCTCAAACTACTTTGCTATTTAACCGATGGTTCTCCCCTGTTGCGCTGTTTCTTTTACACCGGAGTAGATCCCACAAACGAAAAGCAACATGGTTTTTTATATTGGATGCGTCGTCATGGCTATCGCCTGATCACCAAAGATATAATTCAACTCCCAGACGGCTCTAGAAAAGGTAACCTAGATGTAGAAATAGCTGTAGATATGGTTACTTTAGCAGATTATTACGATACTGCTATTTTAGTCAGCGGTGATGGCGATTTAGCCTATGCGGTGAATGCGGTTAGTTACCGGGGAGCAAGAGTGGAAGTGGTAGGGTTGCGCTCTATGACTAGCGAAAGCTTACTCAATGTTGCCGATCGTTACATCGATCTTGATACCATCAAAGAAGATATCCAAAAGTCTTCCGGAGGAGGGTACAACCATCGCTCTTTATCTGGTACTAAACTAACAGAGGCAATCAAAGATGAAACTAAGTCAAATGGTTTTGAGTAGGTTTTGATTTTAATAGCTATTGATGATTTCGCAAAAAATTGTTGAAAAAACATTTGGTGTAAGCTATGGGTAGAGGTTTTCAAGAATAGGAAACCTTTACCTTAACAAGCGCGTCATTCACTTTATTTTAAGCAGAATTGCTCCCTGTATTTACAGCGTAAAAATACAGGTTTTTGAGAAAAAAACGAAAAATTTATTTCGAGCTAAAGAATGACTTTATTTATATCTAAAGTATAAGTGGAAGCCAAAATAAATTTGTTACTTTTAATACAAAAAAAATTCAAGATGGCTTGATAAGCTATCTTATAGCATTAGCTTTGCCAACTAAAATTAGGCTTGTACTACTTTTGTACGCAGAGCCATATCTTCAGATAGAGGAATATGTCGAAACAGAATGATACATTTTAAATCAAATACCACCACAAGTGGTTATTGTTATCTTCAGCCCAGCGTAACGGCAAACATCTGTTTTGACAATGCGATCGGCTATTTACTAAGCGTTAGGTGCTTGGGCAGGCTAACGCCAATTACAAACTAGCGAGATTGCAACAATTTCAACTACTAATCGAGGCTTGGAATATGAATCAAGTTGTCAAGGTTGTCCATTATCCTGATGTTTCCGACAGCAATGTAGCTACTCAGTTTTATCGAGAAATTGAGGATATTGTTAAGGCAGGAGCCAGTATTGTTTTGCTCGATCTGAAGAATCTAACATCTATTACCGGCTCAGGGTTAATGGCTCTAGTCGAGGTTTTCAAATTGATTCGCTCTGCTGGGTGCAAGGTTTTCATTTGCTCTTTAAACGATCAAGTCAGGATTTTATTTGAACTTACTGGTTTGGATCGAGTTCTTGAAACTTTTTCTAGTTTGGATGAATTTTATAGCTCCACGCTGCAAAAAAAATAGTCTGTCGTTAATTTAGGGCCGACCCGCAGACTAATCTACTTTAGCATTGGCTGCCAAATAAACAAATATCAGTTGTCAAGCAGAAAAGTTGCAAAGTTAAGAATAACTAGCCGACTTTCTAACTTGACAACAACTTAAAAAGCATCTATTTACTAAGGAATCGGCACGCTTAATTTCAAATTGTAAATTTAGATTACGAGTGAAAAATTAAACATCTAAAATTTAACGCCTGAAATTACTCTATACCGATCGCAATTAGCAATTAGCTTAAGCCTGAGTGCTTGCAAAAAGCCGCAAATCGCAGACAAAGTTAGTGAGCGGACAGGATACGATCGGTTTCCCGGGCTGCATAGCTGGATCGGGCATAATAGTTTTATCGAGCTTTGCACCTGTGAGATTGGCATTGTCGAGATTTGCGCCGCGCAAGTCTGCCTCTGTTAAATCTGCACCGCTCAAATTTGCCCAACGTAAATCTGCTCCTGTCAAATTAGCTTGAGTTAAATTAGCTTCACCTATGCTCGCTCCCCACAGCTTTGCTTCA harbors:
- a CDS encoding LabA-like NYN domain-containing protein, whose translation is MAAPNDAVNAGEIADFNRSNRGRIAVFIDGSNLFYAALEIGVEIDYLKLLCYLTDGSPLLRCFFYTGVDPTNEKQHGFLYWMRRHGYRLITKDIIQLPDGSRKGNLDVEIAVDMVTLADYYDTAILVSGDGDLAYAVNAVSYRGARVEVVGLRSMTSESLLNVADRYIDLDTIKEDIQKSSGGGYNHRSLSGTKLTEAIKDETKSNGFE
- a CDS encoding STAS domain-containing protein, whose amino-acid sequence is MNQVVKVVHYPDVSDSNVATQFYREIEDIVKAGASIVLLDLKNLTSITGSGLMALVEVFKLIRSAGCKVFICSLNDQVRILFELTGLDRVLETFSSLDEFYSSTLQKK